In one Streptomyces sp. NBC_00597 genomic region, the following are encoded:
- a CDS encoding cytochrome P450, giving the protein MTPNAATTPTHPLPALPCPFDESFARDPYAVHARLRAAGPVHRVALPDGSPVWLVTRASDVRAGLADARYSVNKRHSTTGFSGFSLPPALDANLLNIDPEDHLRLRRLVSGGFTARHVELLRAGVQDCVDELVTGLADEIARSGEADLVDGFAKPLPLRTIGALLRVPAADQERFSDRVATMLAPRSKEDLVAAVADVHRFLVELVEERRARPGDDMLSSLIAARDEEDRLTEDELVSLAFLILMAGSETVQHVIGSGLLTLLTHPDQLAVLCGDPARLPDAVEELLRYTGPHQTAIRRFPTEPVEIGGVRIPTGDTVLFCLASAHRDPERYPDPDRFDIDREDKAHLALGHGLHYCLGAPLARLQITLALGALLDRLPGLRPARPVDQLAWTTTFRFHALRALPVTADL; this is encoded by the coding sequence ATGACCCCGAACGCAGCGACCACTCCCACGCACCCCCTCCCGGCCCTCCCGTGCCCGTTCGACGAGTCGTTCGCACGCGACCCCTACGCCGTCCACGCGCGCCTGCGCGCCGCCGGTCCGGTGCACCGCGTCGCGCTCCCCGACGGCTCCCCGGTGTGGCTGGTCACCCGCGCGTCGGACGTACGGGCCGGGCTCGCCGACGCCCGGTACTCCGTCAACAAGCGCCATTCGACGACCGGGTTCAGCGGCTTCAGCCTGCCGCCGGCCCTCGACGCCAACCTCCTCAACATCGACCCGGAGGACCACCTGCGGCTGCGCCGCCTCGTCTCCGGAGGGTTCACCGCACGCCACGTCGAGTTGCTGCGGGCCGGCGTCCAGGACTGCGTCGACGAGCTGGTCACCGGGCTCGCCGACGAGATCGCCCGCTCCGGCGAGGCGGACCTGGTAGACGGCTTCGCCAAGCCGCTGCCGCTGCGGACCATCGGCGCACTGCTGCGCGTACCCGCCGCCGACCAGGAGCGGTTCTCCGACCGGGTCGCCACCATGCTCGCCCCGCGTTCGAAGGAGGACCTCGTCGCGGCCGTCGCCGACGTCCACCGCTTCCTCGTGGAACTGGTGGAGGAGCGGCGGGCCCGCCCCGGCGACGACATGCTGTCGAGCCTGATCGCGGCCCGTGACGAGGAGGACCGGCTCACCGAGGACGAGCTGGTCTCGCTCGCCTTCCTGATCCTGATGGCCGGCAGCGAGACCGTCCAGCACGTCATCGGCAGCGGTCTGCTCACCCTGCTCACCCACCCGGACCAGCTCGCCGTCCTCTGCGGCGACCCGGCCCGGCTCCCCGACGCCGTCGAGGAACTGCTGCGGTACACCGGCCCCCACCAGACGGCGATCCGCCGCTTCCCGACCGAGCCGGTGGAGATCGGCGGCGTCCGCATCCCGACCGGCGACACGGTCCTGTTCTGCCTGGCCTCGGCCCACCGCGACCCCGAGCGGTACCCGGACCCCGACCGGTTCGACATCGACCGGGAGGACAAGGCCCACCTCGCGCTCGGCCACGGGCTGCACTACTGCCTCGGCGCCCCGCTCGCCCGCCTCCAGATCACGCTCGCGCTGGGCGCGCTCCTCGACCGGCTGCCCGGACTGCGCCCGGCGCGCCCCGTGGACCAGCTCGCCTGGACGACCACCTTCCGCTTCCATGCCCTCCGGGCCCTGCCCGTCACCGCGGACCTTTAG
- a CDS encoding alpha/beta hydrolase-fold protein, whose protein sequence is MSLTSSTLLTVVVIATVLAFVAAVWLWPRLGRRGGRPALGRVGVILVLQVLLLASIGLTANRTFLLYGSWADLAGKERTMPSVGQDAPGGSAVRLLGRQPTEMRGGGTPHVGGEIEKIAVQGERSKAVVQAYVYLPPEYFQKGNENRKFPATVVLTGFPGMAENLLKPLPYPKTAWTLAKQKKMPPMILVMMQPSVVPTRNTQCIDVPGGPRSETFFGTDLPKAISGAYRVGTSASNWGVIGDSTGGYCALKVALQHPESYAAGVGLSADYKPEVDEYSGDLFHGNTAEEKRSDLLWSLDNLPQGKSSFLVATSLQGEGNYKPTQKFIEKVKAPARVSSITLDHGGHNFNTWKREIPPAMVWLGARITAE, encoded by the coding sequence GTGAGTCTGACCAGCAGCACGCTCCTGACCGTCGTCGTAATCGCCACGGTGCTGGCCTTCGTGGCCGCCGTGTGGCTCTGGCCGCGGCTCGGTCGTCGGGGCGGGAGGCCGGCGCTCGGGCGGGTCGGCGTGATCCTGGTGCTCCAGGTGCTGCTGCTCGCCTCCATCGGTCTCACGGCCAACCGGACCTTCCTGCTCTACGGTTCCTGGGCGGACCTGGCCGGAAAGGAGCGCACGATGCCCTCCGTGGGCCAGGACGCGCCCGGGGGCTCGGCCGTGCGACTCCTCGGCCGGCAGCCGACGGAGATGCGGGGCGGCGGAACTCCGCACGTCGGCGGCGAGATCGAGAAGATCGCGGTGCAGGGCGAGCGGTCCAAGGCCGTCGTCCAGGCCTATGTGTACCTGCCGCCGGAGTACTTCCAGAAGGGGAACGAGAACAGGAAGTTCCCCGCCACCGTGGTGCTCACCGGATTCCCGGGCATGGCGGAGAACCTGCTCAAGCCGCTGCCGTACCCGAAGACGGCCTGGACGCTCGCCAAGCAGAAGAAGATGCCCCCGATGATCCTGGTCATGATGCAGCCCTCGGTGGTGCCGACCCGCAACACCCAGTGCATCGACGTGCCGGGCGGCCCGCGGAGCGAGACCTTCTTCGGCACGGACCTGCCCAAGGCGATCTCGGGTGCCTACCGCGTCGGCACCTCGGCCTCCAATTGGGGCGTCATCGGGGATTCGACCGGCGGCTACTGCGCGCTGAAGGTCGCGTTGCAGCACCCGGAGAGCTACGCGGCCGGAGTGGGCCTGTCGGCGGACTACAAGCCGGAGGTCGACGAGTACTCCGGTGATCTCTTCCACGGGAACACCGCCGAGGAGAAACGATCCGACCTGCTGTGGAGCCTGGACAACCTACCCCAGGGGAAGTCCTCCTTCCTGGTGGCCACCTCGTTGCAGGGCGAGGGGAACTACAAGCCGACGCAGAAGTTCATCGAGAAGGTGAAGGCGCCGGCGCGCGTCTCGTCGATCACCCTCGACCACGGCGGGCACAACTTCAACACGTGGAAGCGGGAGATCCCGCCCGCGATGGTGTGGCTCGGCGCGCGCATCACCGCCGAATGA
- a CDS encoding phospholipase D-like domain-containing protein, whose protein sequence is MHRHTLHRPSVAAVRAAVPAVVLALFAAGPASAAAAAGTGPAAPAPHLDAVEQTLRQVSPGLEGQVWERTAGNVLDASTPGGDDWLLQTPGCWGDDTCAARPGTERLLAKMTENISQATQTVDISTLAPFPNGAFQDAVVAGLKSSAARGNKLKVRVLVGAAPVYHLNVLPSKYRDELVAKLGADARNVDLNVASMTTSKTAFSWNHSKILVVDGRSVITGGINDWKDDYLDTAHPVADVDLALRGPAAASAGRYLDELWSWTCQNKSNIASVWFASSNGAACMPALAKGSAPATPPASPGDVPAIAVGGLGVGIKRSDPSSAFRPALPTAADTKCGVGLHDNTNADRDYDTVNPEESALRTLISSAARHIEISQQDVNATCPPLPRYDIRVYDALAARMAAGVKVRIVVSDPANRGAVGSGGYSQIKSLSEISDTLRDRLALLTGDRGTARATMCSNLQLATFRSSQSPKWADGHPYAQHHKVVSVDDSAFYIGSKNLYPAWLQDFGYVVESPAAAGQLKNQLLAPQWQFSSATATVDHERGICPA, encoded by the coding sequence TTGCACCGCCATACCCTTCATCGCCCGTCCGTCGCCGCCGTCCGCGCCGCGGTTCCGGCGGTCGTGCTGGCCCTGTTCGCCGCCGGCCCGGCCTCCGCCGCCGCGGCGGCCGGCACCGGGCCCGCCGCCCCGGCGCCCCACCTCGACGCGGTGGAGCAGACGCTCCGCCAGGTGTCCCCCGGCCTCGAAGGCCAGGTCTGGGAACGCACCGCCGGCAACGTCCTCGACGCCTCGACGCCCGGCGGCGACGACTGGCTGCTGCAGACCCCCGGTTGCTGGGGCGACGACACCTGCGCCGCCCGGCCGGGCACCGAGCGGCTGCTCGCCAAGATGACGGAGAACATCTCCCAGGCGACCCAGACGGTCGACATATCGACTCTCGCACCGTTCCCCAACGGAGCGTTCCAGGACGCCGTCGTCGCCGGTCTCAAGTCCTCGGCGGCGCGCGGCAACAAGCTGAAGGTGCGCGTGCTGGTCGGCGCCGCTCCGGTCTACCACCTGAACGTGCTGCCCTCGAAGTACCGGGACGAACTCGTCGCCAAGCTCGGCGCGGACGCCCGCAACGTCGACCTGAACGTCGCCTCGATGACGACCTCGAAGACGGCGTTCTCCTGGAACCACTCGAAGATCCTCGTGGTCGACGGACGGTCCGTGATCACCGGTGGCATCAACGACTGGAAGGACGACTACCTGGACACCGCCCACCCGGTCGCCGACGTCGACCTCGCCCTGCGCGGTCCGGCCGCCGCGTCCGCGGGTCGCTACCTCGACGAACTGTGGTCCTGGACCTGCCAGAACAAGAGCAACATCGCCAGCGTCTGGTTCGCCTCCTCCAACGGCGCCGCGTGCATGCCCGCGCTGGCCAAGGGCAGCGCCCCCGCCACGCCTCCGGCGAGCCCGGGCGACGTGCCGGCCATCGCCGTCGGAGGCCTCGGCGTCGGGATCAAGCGCAGCGATCCGTCCTCGGCCTTCCGGCCCGCGCTGCCCACCGCCGCCGACACCAAGTGCGGCGTGGGCCTGCACGACAACACCAACGCCGACCGCGACTACGACACGGTCAACCCGGAGGAGAGCGCCCTGCGGACGCTGATCTCCAGTGCGGCCCGGCACATCGAGATCTCCCAGCAGGACGTCAACGCGACCTGCCCGCCGCTGCCCCGCTACGACATCCGCGTCTACGACGCCCTCGCCGCACGGATGGCCGCCGGCGTGAAGGTCCGCATCGTCGTCAGCGACCCCGCCAACCGCGGCGCCGTGGGCAGCGGCGGCTACTCGCAGATCAAGTCGCTCTCGGAGATCAGCGACACGCTGCGCGACCGCCTCGCCCTGCTGACCGGCGACCGGGGCACGGCCAGGGCCACGATGTGCTCGAACCTCCAGCTGGCCACGTTCCGCAGCTCCCAGAGCCCGAAGTGGGCCGACGGCCACCCGTACGCGCAGCACCACAAGGTGGTCTCCGTGGACGACTCGGCCTTCTACATCGGTTCCAAGAACCTCTACCCGGCGTGGCTCCAGGACTTCGGCTACGTGGTGGAGAGCCCGGCGGCGGCCGGTCAGCTGAAGAACCAGCTCCTGGCCCCGCAGTGGCAGTTCTCCAGCGCGACGGCCACGGTCGACCACGAACGCGGCATCTGCCCGGCCTGA
- a CDS encoding RDD family protein, with protein MSFGDPNNPYGQQPPQGQPGYPQQAPQGVPPQYGYPQQPPQGVPPQYGHPQQTPPPYGAYPPPAMPGMPGSGMPPLAHWGQRVGAYLLDALIIAGPMYALGFIDLANSDDPANAGPGIFFTIGILYALGMGLFQLYKEGTTGQTTGKKVLGISLRREADGAFLGFGMAFVRKLAHIVDGIPCYLGWLWPLWDEKKQTFADKMCNTVVIQVPKG; from the coding sequence ATGAGCTTCGGCGACCCGAACAACCCGTACGGCCAGCAGCCCCCGCAGGGTCAGCCCGGTTACCCGCAGCAGGCACCCCAGGGCGTGCCGCCGCAGTACGGCTACCCGCAGCAGCCTCCGCAGGGCGTCCCCCCGCAGTACGGCCACCCGCAGCAGACCCCGCCGCCGTACGGCGCCTACCCGCCGCCCGCGATGCCGGGCATGCCGGGCTCCGGCATGCCGCCGCTCGCCCACTGGGGCCAGCGCGTCGGCGCGTACCTGCTCGACGCCCTGATCATCGCGGGTCCGATGTACGCCCTCGGCTTCATCGACCTGGCCAACAGCGACGACCCCGCCAACGCCGGCCCCGGCATCTTCTTCACCATAGGCATCCTGTACGCGCTGGGCATGGGCCTCTTCCAGCTCTACAAGGAGGGCACCACCGGTCAGACGACCGGCAAGAAGGTCCTCGGCATCAGCCTGCGCCGCGAGGCCGACGGCGCCTTCCTCGGGTTCGGCATGGCGTTCGTCCGCAAGCTGGCCCACATCGTCGACGGCATCCCCTGCTACCTCGGCTGGCTGTGGCCGCTGTGGGACGAGAAGAAGCAGACCTTCGCCGACAAGATGTGCAACACCGTGGTCATCCAGGTGCCGAAGGGCTGA
- a CDS encoding DUF4188 domain-containing protein, with protein sequence MFAKPIPGHTTAAVEGDATVLLIGMRINHFWAVHHWVPVFLAMLRMLRELGRDKGRGLLGHVLLTGSPRTYYVVQYWESKEKLYAYAKAPDMFHHRAWAVINRKERESKLRGHVGLWHEAYVAPEGSYESIYFDMPPYGLAAATGTLPVERRGRRAADRFAHRSAAARPPHGG encoded by the coding sequence GTGTTCGCCAAGCCGATACCGGGCCACACCACCGCGGCGGTCGAGGGTGACGCCACCGTGCTGCTGATCGGAATGCGCATCAACCACTTCTGGGCCGTGCACCACTGGGTGCCGGTCTTCCTGGCCATGCTGCGCATGCTGCGCGAACTGGGCCGGGACAAGGGCCGCGGACTGCTCGGCCACGTCCTGCTCACCGGTTCGCCGCGTACGTACTACGTGGTCCAGTACTGGGAGTCCAAGGAGAAGCTCTACGCGTACGCCAAGGCGCCGGACATGTTCCACCACCGCGCATGGGCCGTGATCAACCGGAAGGAGCGCGAGTCGAAGCTGCGCGGACACGTGGGCCTGTGGCACGAGGCGTACGTCGCGCCCGAGGGTTCGTACGAGTCGATCTACTTCGACATGCCGCCGTACGGCCTGGCCGCGGCGACCGGAACCCTCCCGGTGGAGCGCCGAGGCCGCCGGGCGGCCGACCGCTTCGCCCACCGCTCCGCCGCGGCCCGCCCGCCGCACGGCGGCTGA